One segment of Erigeron canadensis isolate Cc75 chromosome 2, C_canadensis_v1, whole genome shotgun sequence DNA contains the following:
- the LOC122587217 gene encoding uncharacterized protein LOC122587217 isoform X1 has product MSSTKPYIFNEDTSPFIWEVSEFFRLDKFLIPKNIGTYDGTTDPDDHIFVFAQTMGFYCLSEHNWCRLFVTTLRGEARMWFIGLPPRSISSFEQLVESFRTKFLHNVKFQKPTNETVNMTQQISHNSVDEFVERSIEFQKTVPTDKQDLSMRQLLSLFINWIEPDRVVKDFSTKNDPAMEDLLNGARSFTILDAVHIKLPETETFIEALPRSAYSYACILEFHGALKGNPGRAGAGVVLRAIDGCLVYRVRGGLGNATPQVAEYQAVILGLRYALKKGFRHICVHGDSKIVYMQVNSLWKAKSQNMVDMCKVVKELKEKFLSFQICHIDREKNFEADTQANLGLLLKEGEVEEEVEKI; this is encoded by the exons ATGTCATCTACGAAGCCATATATTTTTAATGAGGACACATCTCCTTTTATTTGGGAAGTATCCGAGTTCTTCAGGCTAGATAAATTCCTGATTCCCAAAAACATCGGTACTTATGATGGTACTACAGATCCAGATGatcatatatttgtatttgcacAAACAATGGGATTCTACTGTCTCTCAGAACATAATTGGTGCAGATTGTTTGTCACCACGCTAAGGGGAGAAGCACGGATGTGGTTCATAGGCCTGCCACCGCGAAGCATATCCAGCTTTGAACAGCTTGTGGAAAGCTTCCGAACAAAATTCCTTCACAACGTAAAGTTCCAAAAGCCTACGAATGAGACTGTGAATATGACACAACAGATCAGTCATAACTCAGTTGATGAGTTTGTGGAACGCTCCATTGAATTCCAAAAGACCGTGCCTACGGACAAACAAGATCTTTCTATGCGACAACTGCTCAGCCTTTTCATCAATTGGATTGAACCTGATCGAGTTGTAAAGGATTTTTCAACCAAGAATGACCCTGCCATGGAGGACCTTCTG AATGGTGCTAGGTCATTTACAATATTAGATGCTGTTCATATAAAGTTGCCTGAAACCGAAACCTTTATTGAAGCTTTGCCTCGTTCTGCATATAGT TACgcatgtattcttgagtttcaCGGTGCATTAAAAGGAAATCCTGGAAGAGCGGGTGCCGGGGTTGTGCTGCGTGCAATAGATGGATGTCTG GTTTATCGTGTTCGTGGAGGTCTGGGCAATGCAACTCCCCAGGTTGCTGAATATCAGGCTGTAATTTTAGGGTTGCGGTATGCTCTTAAAAAAGGATTTAGACATATTTGTGTCCACGGTGACTCTAAAATTGTTTATATGCAG GTTAACAGTTTATGGAAAGCCAAATCTCAGAACATGGTCGATATGTGCAAAGTGGTGAAGGAACTTAAGGAGAAGTTTCTGTCTTTTCAGATTTGTCATATTGATAGg GAGAAAAACTTTGAAGCCGACACCCAAGCCAACCTAGGTTTACTTCTCAAAG AAGGCGAGGTAGAAGAGGAAGTCGAAAAGATATAG
- the LOC122587217 gene encoding uncharacterized protein LOC122587217 isoform X2 encodes MWFIGLPPRSISSFEQLVESFRTKFLHNVKFQKPTNETVNMTQQISHNSVDEFVERSIEFQKTVPTDKQDLSMRQLLSLFINWIEPDRVVKDFSTKNDPAMEDLLNGARSFTILDAVHIKLPETETFIEALPRSAYSYACILEFHGALKGNPGRAGAGVVLRAIDGCLVYRVRGGLGNATPQVAEYQAVILGLRYALKKGFRHICVHGDSKIVYMQVNSLWKAKSQNMVDMCKVVKELKEKFLSFQICHIDREKNFEADTQANLGLLLKEGEVEEEVEKI; translated from the exons ATGTGGTTCATAGGCCTGCCACCGCGAAGCATATCCAGCTTTGAACAGCTTGTGGAAAGCTTCCGAACAAAATTCCTTCACAACGTAAAGTTCCAAAAGCCTACGAATGAGACTGTGAATATGACACAACAGATCAGTCATAACTCAGTTGATGAGTTTGTGGAACGCTCCATTGAATTCCAAAAGACCGTGCCTACGGACAAACAAGATCTTTCTATGCGACAACTGCTCAGCCTTTTCATCAATTGGATTGAACCTGATCGAGTTGTAAAGGATTTTTCAACCAAGAATGACCCTGCCATGGAGGACCTTCTG AATGGTGCTAGGTCATTTACAATATTAGATGCTGTTCATATAAAGTTGCCTGAAACCGAAACCTTTATTGAAGCTTTGCCTCGTTCTGCATATAGT TACgcatgtattcttgagtttcaCGGTGCATTAAAAGGAAATCCTGGAAGAGCGGGTGCCGGGGTTGTGCTGCGTGCAATAGATGGATGTCTG GTTTATCGTGTTCGTGGAGGTCTGGGCAATGCAACTCCCCAGGTTGCTGAATATCAGGCTGTAATTTTAGGGTTGCGGTATGCTCTTAAAAAAGGATTTAGACATATTTGTGTCCACGGTGACTCTAAAATTGTTTATATGCAG GTTAACAGTTTATGGAAAGCCAAATCTCAGAACATGGTCGATATGTGCAAAGTGGTGAAGGAACTTAAGGAGAAGTTTCTGTCTTTTCAGATTTGTCATATTGATAGg GAGAAAAACTTTGAAGCCGACACCCAAGCCAACCTAGGTTTACTTCTCAAAG AAGGCGAGGTAGAAGAGGAAGTCGAAAAGATATAG
- the LOC122587218 gene encoding uncharacterized protein LOC122587218: protein MEDEKDAFYVVRKGDIVGVYRSLNDCQNLLCGPDVAVFKGYWLSKAAETYLASNGLSNAIYSVGVANVQTDMFGQLAPCPFQQPSFIKDNVGIRSPPEKKKKDVGSTSLSEVPQRKLPETESFIEALPVSAHCCSCILEFDGAAKGNPGPAGAGAVLRAVDGSLVYRLREGLGVATNNVAEYRAVILGLQCALERGFRHIRVHGDSKLVCMQVNGLWKTKTQNMTDLCKVAKELKDKFLSFEICHIEREYNSEADAQANLGVYLQNGEVQEEVERR from the exons ATGGAAGATGAAAAAGACGCGTTTTACGTCGTTAGAAAGGGCGACATTGTTGGTGTTTACAGGAGTTTAAATGATTGCCAAAATCTG ttGTGTGGACCGGATGTTGCTGTGTTTAAAGGATACTGGTTATCAAAGGCTGCCGAGACATACCTTGCTTCAAATGGCCTAAGTAATGCAATATATTCGGTTGGCGTGGCCAATGTTCAAACTGATATGTTTGGCCAACTTGCTCCTTGTCCTTTTCAG CAACCCAGTTTCATCAAAGATAATGTTGGTATTAGAAGTCCtcctgagaagaaaaag AAAGATGTTGGATCAACTTCTTTATCAGAAGTTCCTCAAAGAAAGTTGCCTGAAACCGAAAGCTTTATTGAAGCTCTGCCTGTTTCTGCTCATTGT TGCTCGTGTATTCTCGAGTTTGATGGTGCAGCAAAGGGAAACCCTGGGCCAGCGGGTGCCGGGGCTGTTCTGCGTGCAGTAGATGGAAGTTTG GTCTATCGTCTACGTGAAGGTCTTGGGGTTGCAACTAACAATGTTGCAGAATATCGAGCTGTGATTTTAGGATTACAGTGTGCTCTTGAGAGAGGTTTCAGACATATCCGTGTTCACGGAGACTCTAAACTTGTTTGTATGCAG GTTAATGGTTTGTGGAAAACCAAAACTCAGAACATGACTGATTTGTGCAAAGTGGCGAAGGAGCTTAAGGATAAGTTTCTGTCTTTTGAGATTTGTCATATTGAACGG GAGTACAACTCTGAAGCTGATGCTCAAGCCAACCTAGGTGTATATCTTCAAA ATGGTGAGGTTCAAGAGGAAGTCGAACGGAGATAG